In a genomic window of Balaenoptera ricei isolate mBalRic1 chromosome 3, mBalRic1.hap2, whole genome shotgun sequence:
- the RAD17 gene encoding cell cycle checkpoint protein RAD17 isoform X1: MQLPEGELYFNVLQVVCYGWELLKFIMSKTFLRPKVSSTKTTNWVDSSFDDFSETTSISTITATSLGVNNSSLRRKKVSSTLESSKFPARKRGNLSSSKQIYGLENSKEYLSENEPWVDKYKPETQHELAVHKKKIEEVETWLKAEVLERQPKQGGSILLITGPPGCGKTTTIKILSKEHGIQVQEWINPVLPQFQNDDFKEIFNPESSFHVFPYQSQIAVFKEFLLRATKYNKLQMLGDDLRTDKKIILVEDLPNQFYRDSHTLHEVLRKYVQIGRCPLIFIISDSLSGGNNQRLLFPKEIQEECAISNISFNPVAPTIMMKFLNRIVTKEANKDGGKIVVPDKTSLELLCQGCSGDIRSAINSLQFSSSTGKNNLWPRKKRMSSLKSDAVLSKAKGRQKPDRIFENQEVQAIGGKDVSLFLFRALGKILYCKRASVTELDSPRLPSHLSEYERDTLLVQPEEVVEMSHMPGELFNLYLHQNYVDFFTEVDDLVRASEFLSFADILSGDWNTRSLLREYSTSIATRGVIHSNKARGFAHCQGGGTSFRPLHKPQWFLINKKYRENCLAAKALFSDFCLPALCLQTQLLPYLALLTIPMRNQAQISFIQDIGRLPLKRHFGRLKMEALTDREHGMIDLDSGDEAQLSGGQPAKEALGERTQTAEPETWSLPLSQDSGSALPASQPQPFSAQRDMEEEDMIIEDYESDET; encoded by the exons ATGCAGCTACCGGAAG gtgAATTATACTTTAATGTACTACAGGTTGTATGCTACGGATGGGAACTATTAAAGTTTATAATGTCAAAAACTTTTCTTAGACCAAAGGTATCTTCCACAAAG acAACAAACTGGGTAGACTCATCATTTGATGATTTTTCGGAGACTACAAGCATCTCTACTATTACTGCCACATCATTAGGTGTGAATAACTcaagtcttagaagaaaaaagGTGTCTTCCACACTAGAAAGTAGCAAATTTCCAGCTAGAAAAAGAGGAAACCTATCTTCCTCAAAGCAGATTTATGgtctagaaaattcaaaagaatatcTGTCAGAAAATGAACCATGGGTGGATAAATACAAACCAGAAACGCAG CATGAACTTGCTGtgcataaaaagaaaattgaagaagTTGAAACCTGGTTAAAAGCTGAAGTCTTAGAAAGGCAGCCAAAGCAG GGTGGATCTATTTTATTAATAACAGGACCCCCTGGATGTGGAAAAACAACAACTATAAAAATACTGTCAAAGGAGCATGGTATTCAAGTACAAGAGTGGATTAATCCAGTTTTACCACAATTCCAAAATGATGATTTCAAGGAGATATTTAATCCTG AATCAAGCTTCCATGTATTTCCTTATCAGTCTCAGATAGCAGTTTTTAAAGAGTTTCTACTAAGAGCgacaaaatataacaaactacAAATGCTTGGAGATGATCTGAGAACTGATAAGAAGATAATTCTAGTTGAA GATTTACCTAACCAGTTTTATCGAGATTCTCATACTTTACATGAAGTTCTGAG GAAGTACGTGCAGATTGGTCGATGTCCTCTAATATTTATAATCTCTGACAGTCTCAGTGGAGGTAATAATCAAAGGTTACTGTTtcccaaagaaattcaggaagaGTGTGCTATATCAAATATTAG TTTCAACCCTGTGGCACCAACAATTATGATGAAATTTCTTAATCGAATAGTGACAAAAGAAGCTAATAAG gaTGGAGGAAAGATTGTTGTCCCTGATAAAACTTCTCTAGAGTTGCTCTGTCAAGGATGTTCTGGTGATATCAGAAGTGCAATAAACAGcctccagttttcttcttcaaCAG GAAAGAACAATTTATGGCCAAGGAAAAAACGAATGTCTTCATTAAAATCAGATGCTGTGCTGTCAAAAGCAAAAGGAAGACAAAAACCTGATAGGATATTTGAAAATCAAGAGGTTCAAGCTATTGGTGGCAaagatgtttctctttttctcttcagagCTTTGGGGAAAATACTATATTGTAAAC gagcaTCTGTAACAGAATTAGACTCACCTCGATTGCCTTCTCATTTATCAGAGTATGAGCGGGATACATTGCTTGTTCAACCTGAG GAAGTAGTAGAAATGTCACACATGCCAGgagaattatttaatttatatcttcACCAGAACTACGTAGATTTCTTCACAGAAGTGGATGATCTTGTGAGAGCCAGTGAATTTCTGAGTTTTGCAGATATCCTCAGTGGTGACTGGAAT ACACGCTCTTTACTCAGGGAATATAGTACATCTATAGCTACGAGAGGTGTGATACATTCCAACAAAGCCCGAGGATTTGCTCATTGCCAAGGAGGAGGAACAAGTTTTCGACCCTTGCATAAACCCCAATGGTttctaataaataaaaag tATCGGGAAAATTGCCTGGCAGCAAAAGCACTTTTTTCTGACTTCTGCTTACCAGCTTTATGCCTCCAAACTCAGCTGTTGCCATACCTTGCTTTGCTAACCATTCCAATGAGAAATCAAG cTCAGATTTCTTTTATCCAAGATATTGGAAGACTTCCTCTGAAGCGACACTTTGGAAG ATTGAAAATGGAAGCCCTGACTGACAGGGAGCATGGAATGATAGACCTGGACAGTGGAGATGAAGCCCAGCTTAGTGGAGGGCAGCCTGCAAAGGAAGCGCTGGGTGAACGCACTCAAACAGCTGAACCTGAAACCTGGTCTCTTCCTTTGAGTCAGGATAGTGGGAGTGCACTGCCTGCCAGCCAGCCTCAGCCCTTTTCAGCCCAGAGAGACATGGAAGAAGAAGACATGATAATAGAAGACTATGAGAGTGATGAGACATAG
- the RAD17 gene encoding cell cycle checkpoint protein RAD17 isoform X3 codes for MQLPEGELYFNVLQVVCYGWELLKFIMSKTFLRPKVSSTKTTNWVDSSFDDFSETTSISTITATSLGVNNSSLRRKKVSSTLESSKFPARKRGNLSSSKQIYGLENSKEYLSENEPWVDKYKPETQHELAVHKKKIEEVETWLKAEVLERQPKQGGSILLITGPPGCGKTTTIKILSKEHGIQVQEWINPVLPQFQNDDFKEIFNPESSFHVFPYQSQIAVFKEFLLRATKYNKLQMLGDDLRTDKKIILVEDLPNQFYRDSHTLHEVLRKYVQIGRCPLIFIISDSLSGGNNQRLLFPKEIQEECAISNISFNPVAPTIMMKFLNRIVTKEANKDGGKIVVPDKTSLELLCQGCSGDIRSAINSLQFSSSTGKNNLWPRKKRMSSLKSDAVLSKAKGRQKPDRIFENQEVQAIGGKDVSLFLFRALGKILYCKRASVTELDSPRLPSHLSEYERDTLLVQPEEVVEMSHMPGELFNLYLHQNYVDFFTEVDDLVRASEFLSFADILSGDWNTRSLLREYSTSIATRGVIHSNKARGFAHCQGGGTSFRPLHKPQWFLINKKLRFLLSKILEDFL; via the exons ATGCAGCTACCGGAAG gtgAATTATACTTTAATGTACTACAGGTTGTATGCTACGGATGGGAACTATTAAAGTTTATAATGTCAAAAACTTTTCTTAGACCAAAGGTATCTTCCACAAAG acAACAAACTGGGTAGACTCATCATTTGATGATTTTTCGGAGACTACAAGCATCTCTACTATTACTGCCACATCATTAGGTGTGAATAACTcaagtcttagaagaaaaaagGTGTCTTCCACACTAGAAAGTAGCAAATTTCCAGCTAGAAAAAGAGGAAACCTATCTTCCTCAAAGCAGATTTATGgtctagaaaattcaaaagaatatcTGTCAGAAAATGAACCATGGGTGGATAAATACAAACCAGAAACGCAG CATGAACTTGCTGtgcataaaaagaaaattgaagaagTTGAAACCTGGTTAAAAGCTGAAGTCTTAGAAAGGCAGCCAAAGCAG GGTGGATCTATTTTATTAATAACAGGACCCCCTGGATGTGGAAAAACAACAACTATAAAAATACTGTCAAAGGAGCATGGTATTCAAGTACAAGAGTGGATTAATCCAGTTTTACCACAATTCCAAAATGATGATTTCAAGGAGATATTTAATCCTG AATCAAGCTTCCATGTATTTCCTTATCAGTCTCAGATAGCAGTTTTTAAAGAGTTTCTACTAAGAGCgacaaaatataacaaactacAAATGCTTGGAGATGATCTGAGAACTGATAAGAAGATAATTCTAGTTGAA GATTTACCTAACCAGTTTTATCGAGATTCTCATACTTTACATGAAGTTCTGAG GAAGTACGTGCAGATTGGTCGATGTCCTCTAATATTTATAATCTCTGACAGTCTCAGTGGAGGTAATAATCAAAGGTTACTGTTtcccaaagaaattcaggaagaGTGTGCTATATCAAATATTAG TTTCAACCCTGTGGCACCAACAATTATGATGAAATTTCTTAATCGAATAGTGACAAAAGAAGCTAATAAG gaTGGAGGAAAGATTGTTGTCCCTGATAAAACTTCTCTAGAGTTGCTCTGTCAAGGATGTTCTGGTGATATCAGAAGTGCAATAAACAGcctccagttttcttcttcaaCAG GAAAGAACAATTTATGGCCAAGGAAAAAACGAATGTCTTCATTAAAATCAGATGCTGTGCTGTCAAAAGCAAAAGGAAGACAAAAACCTGATAGGATATTTGAAAATCAAGAGGTTCAAGCTATTGGTGGCAaagatgtttctctttttctcttcagagCTTTGGGGAAAATACTATATTGTAAAC gagcaTCTGTAACAGAATTAGACTCACCTCGATTGCCTTCTCATTTATCAGAGTATGAGCGGGATACATTGCTTGTTCAACCTGAG GAAGTAGTAGAAATGTCACACATGCCAGgagaattatttaatttatatcttcACCAGAACTACGTAGATTTCTTCACAGAAGTGGATGATCTTGTGAGAGCCAGTGAATTTCTGAGTTTTGCAGATATCCTCAGTGGTGACTGGAAT ACACGCTCTTTACTCAGGGAATATAGTACATCTATAGCTACGAGAGGTGTGATACATTCCAACAAAGCCCGAGGATTTGCTCATTGCCAAGGAGGAGGAACAAGTTTTCGACCCTTGCATAAACCCCAATGGTttctaataaataaaaag cTCAGATTTCTTTTATCCAAGATATTGGAAGACTTCCTCTGA
- the RAD17 gene encoding cell cycle checkpoint protein RAD17 isoform X2: MSKTFLRPKVSSTKTTNWVDSSFDDFSETTSISTITATSLGVNNSSLRRKKVSSTLESSKFPARKRGNLSSSKQIYGLENSKEYLSENEPWVDKYKPETQHELAVHKKKIEEVETWLKAEVLERQPKQGGSILLITGPPGCGKTTTIKILSKEHGIQVQEWINPVLPQFQNDDFKEIFNPESSFHVFPYQSQIAVFKEFLLRATKYNKLQMLGDDLRTDKKIILVEDLPNQFYRDSHTLHEVLRKYVQIGRCPLIFIISDSLSGGNNQRLLFPKEIQEECAISNISFNPVAPTIMMKFLNRIVTKEANKDGGKIVVPDKTSLELLCQGCSGDIRSAINSLQFSSSTGKNNLWPRKKRMSSLKSDAVLSKAKGRQKPDRIFENQEVQAIGGKDVSLFLFRALGKILYCKRASVTELDSPRLPSHLSEYERDTLLVQPEEVVEMSHMPGELFNLYLHQNYVDFFTEVDDLVRASEFLSFADILSGDWNTRSLLREYSTSIATRGVIHSNKARGFAHCQGGGTSFRPLHKPQWFLINKKYRENCLAAKALFSDFCLPALCLQTQLLPYLALLTIPMRNQAQISFIQDIGRLPLKRHFGRLKMEALTDREHGMIDLDSGDEAQLSGGQPAKEALGERTQTAEPETWSLPLSQDSGSALPASQPQPFSAQRDMEEEDMIIEDYESDET; encoded by the exons ATGTCAAAAACTTTTCTTAGACCAAAGGTATCTTCCACAAAG acAACAAACTGGGTAGACTCATCATTTGATGATTTTTCGGAGACTACAAGCATCTCTACTATTACTGCCACATCATTAGGTGTGAATAACTcaagtcttagaagaaaaaagGTGTCTTCCACACTAGAAAGTAGCAAATTTCCAGCTAGAAAAAGAGGAAACCTATCTTCCTCAAAGCAGATTTATGgtctagaaaattcaaaagaatatcTGTCAGAAAATGAACCATGGGTGGATAAATACAAACCAGAAACGCAG CATGAACTTGCTGtgcataaaaagaaaattgaagaagTTGAAACCTGGTTAAAAGCTGAAGTCTTAGAAAGGCAGCCAAAGCAG GGTGGATCTATTTTATTAATAACAGGACCCCCTGGATGTGGAAAAACAACAACTATAAAAATACTGTCAAAGGAGCATGGTATTCAAGTACAAGAGTGGATTAATCCAGTTTTACCACAATTCCAAAATGATGATTTCAAGGAGATATTTAATCCTG AATCAAGCTTCCATGTATTTCCTTATCAGTCTCAGATAGCAGTTTTTAAAGAGTTTCTACTAAGAGCgacaaaatataacaaactacAAATGCTTGGAGATGATCTGAGAACTGATAAGAAGATAATTCTAGTTGAA GATTTACCTAACCAGTTTTATCGAGATTCTCATACTTTACATGAAGTTCTGAG GAAGTACGTGCAGATTGGTCGATGTCCTCTAATATTTATAATCTCTGACAGTCTCAGTGGAGGTAATAATCAAAGGTTACTGTTtcccaaagaaattcaggaagaGTGTGCTATATCAAATATTAG TTTCAACCCTGTGGCACCAACAATTATGATGAAATTTCTTAATCGAATAGTGACAAAAGAAGCTAATAAG gaTGGAGGAAAGATTGTTGTCCCTGATAAAACTTCTCTAGAGTTGCTCTGTCAAGGATGTTCTGGTGATATCAGAAGTGCAATAAACAGcctccagttttcttcttcaaCAG GAAAGAACAATTTATGGCCAAGGAAAAAACGAATGTCTTCATTAAAATCAGATGCTGTGCTGTCAAAAGCAAAAGGAAGACAAAAACCTGATAGGATATTTGAAAATCAAGAGGTTCAAGCTATTGGTGGCAaagatgtttctctttttctcttcagagCTTTGGGGAAAATACTATATTGTAAAC gagcaTCTGTAACAGAATTAGACTCACCTCGATTGCCTTCTCATTTATCAGAGTATGAGCGGGATACATTGCTTGTTCAACCTGAG GAAGTAGTAGAAATGTCACACATGCCAGgagaattatttaatttatatcttcACCAGAACTACGTAGATTTCTTCACAGAAGTGGATGATCTTGTGAGAGCCAGTGAATTTCTGAGTTTTGCAGATATCCTCAGTGGTGACTGGAAT ACACGCTCTTTACTCAGGGAATATAGTACATCTATAGCTACGAGAGGTGTGATACATTCCAACAAAGCCCGAGGATTTGCTCATTGCCAAGGAGGAGGAACAAGTTTTCGACCCTTGCATAAACCCCAATGGTttctaataaataaaaag tATCGGGAAAATTGCCTGGCAGCAAAAGCACTTTTTTCTGACTTCTGCTTACCAGCTTTATGCCTCCAAACTCAGCTGTTGCCATACCTTGCTTTGCTAACCATTCCAATGAGAAATCAAG cTCAGATTTCTTTTATCCAAGATATTGGAAGACTTCCTCTGAAGCGACACTTTGGAAG ATTGAAAATGGAAGCCCTGACTGACAGGGAGCATGGAATGATAGACCTGGACAGTGGAGATGAAGCCCAGCTTAGTGGAGGGCAGCCTGCAAAGGAAGCGCTGGGTGAACGCACTCAAACAGCTGAACCTGAAACCTGGTCTCTTCCTTTGAGTCAGGATAGTGGGAGTGCACTGCCTGCCAGCCAGCCTCAGCCCTTTTCAGCCCAGAGAGACATGGAAGAAGAAGACATGATAATAGAAGACTATGAGAGTGATGAGACATAG